Part of the Deinococcus fonticola genome, TTCTGGCAGCATGCCTGAATTGTAATTCGTGGACGCCGGGGATGAACTGTGAATTTTTCGGTACTTTCAGGGTTTCCCAGGCAACAGGGTTGATTTTTATGCAACCAAGTCCTAGGGTTTTTGCATAGATTTCCACGATATCTATGCCTACCCCGGAGGATCATCCATGAAAAAAACCATCCTGCTCACCACCCTGGCCGCCCTTCTCGTCAGTCAGACAGGCGCCCAGTCCTGCATGGCCAACGTCAAGAAAAGCGGCCTGACCGTGGGCACCAGCCCCGATTACCCGCCCTACGAGTCCCTGAACGACCGGAACGAGATCGTAGGCTTCGACATCGACCTGATCAACGCCGTAGCCAAGAAGATGGGCGTGAAGGTCAAGGTGGTCGGGCAGGGCTTCGACGGCCTGATTCCCGCGCTGATCAGCAAGAAGATCGACGTGATCGCCGCCGGCATGACCGTGACCGCCGAGCGCAAGAAAGCCGTGAACTTCACCCTGCCTTACGACAACTCGGCGAACGTGATCATGGCCCGCAAGGAGAACCTGAAGTACGCTTCCGCCGCCAGCCTGGCCGGGAAGAACGTGGGGTCGCAGATCGGCACGGTGCAGGAGCAGATCGTGCAGGGAATTAAAGGCGCCAGCAGCAAGGCCTTCAACCTGTACACCGACGCCGCCGTGGCTCTCCAGACCCGCCAGATCGACGCGATGGTGGTGGACAAGACCGTGGCCGACCAGTTCCTGAAGACGTACCCCGACCTGCGCATCACCGGCACCCTGGCCAAGAACGAGAAGGCCATGGCGGTGCGCAAGGACTGCGGCGACGTGGTCAACCGCATGAACGCCGCCATCATCGAGATGCGCAAGAACGGCGAACTGGCGGCCATCAGCAAGAAGTGGCTCAAGTAAGTCCTGAACCCGCATGGATTTCGGACTGATCGTCGAGAGTCTGCCGGCCCTGCTGAAGGGGGCGGGCCTGACCATCGTCATCTCGCTGATCGCGCTGCTGTTCGGCGTGATTTTCGGGACGCTGTTCGCTTTGATTCGCATGTCGCCGATCAAGCCCCTGGCGGCTTTTGGGGTGGCGTACATCGAGATGATTCGCGGCACGCCGCTGCTGGCGCAGATTTTCCTGTTCTTCTACGGACTGCCTTACGTGTTTCAGGAGATGTTCAACATTCCCCTGAACTTCAACCCGCTGGTGGCCGGCACCGCCATCCTGGCCGTCAACTCCAGCGCCTACGTGGCCGAGATCGTGCGCAGCGGGATTCAGAGCACCCCGCGCGGGCAGACCGAGGCGAGCCTCTCGCTGGGGTTCACGCCCACCGATACGCTGCGCTACATCGTGCTGCCGCAGGCGTTCCGGCGCATCGTGCCGCCGCTGCTGAACGAGGCGACCACGCTACTGAAAAACAGTTCGCTGCTGTCGACCATCATGATCGTGGAACTGGTGCGCGTGGGCCAGATGATCACGTCCCGCACGTACAAACCCTTCGAGATGTACCTGGCGGTGGGCCTGCTCTACCTGTGCATGACCATCCCCATGAGCCTTATCGCAGGCCGCATCGAGAAACGCTGGAAGGTCGCCTGACATGACGCCGCCGCGGGCAGGAAAAGGCCTTGAGGCACTGGATTTCGACGCGAGCGTCAAGCGCGTGAACGGCAGGCCCGCCGAGCCGGACACGCCCCGCATCGGCCCACGCTTGCGGGCGGCGCGGCAGGCCAAGGGCCTCACACTGGACGCCCTGGTGAAACTCACGGGCCTGGACAAGTCCTTCCTGAGCCGCATGGAACGCGACCTGGCACAGGCGTCGGTGGCGTCGCTGGTGAAAGTGTGCGCGGCACTGGACATCAAACCGGGGGCGCTGTTCGACCCGCCCACCGCCAGCCTGGTGCGGGCGTCCGACGCGGTGCGGGTCAATTTCGGCGGCGTGAACGTGGACGAGCGGCTGCTCTCGCAGGGGCTGAACGGCGAGATGATGATCCTGAACTCGGTGATTCACCCCGGCGGGCACGGCGGCGAGGAACTGTATACCCTGAATGCGGACGTGACCTTCGTGACCGTGCTGGAGGGCGTGCTGGAATTCATGATCGAGGACGCGCATTACTTCCTTCAGGCCGGGGACAGCCTGACCATGTCCAGCCGCATTCCGCACAACTGGCGCAACCCCGGCAGCGTGCCCACGCGGGTGCTGTGGGTCACCAGCCCGCACCCCTGAACCATACTTAACAACAGATTCTTTTTCGTACCGAGGCTCACATGACTCAAGCACAGGCGAAACGGGAACCGGCGCAGGGCGCGGGCCCCATCATTCAGATCAGGAACGTCAGCAAGTGGTTCGGTTCGCACCAGGTGCTCACGAACATCAACCTGAACGTGCAGGCCGGGCAGAAGGTCGTGGTGCTCGGCCCCAGCGGCAGTGGCAAAAGCACCCTGATTCGCTGCATCAACCGCCTGGAGGAATTTCAGGAAGGCGAGATCGTCGTGGACGGGCACCGACTGAAGGAGCACGGGCAACTGGAGGTCGTGCGGCGTGAGGTGGGCATGGTCTTTCAGCAGTTCAACCTGTTTCCGCACATGACGGTGCTGAAAAACGTGATGCTGGCCCCCATGAAATTACGCGGCCTGAGCGAAAAAGCCGCCGAGCAGCGCGCCATGACGCTGCTGAACCGGGTCGGGATTGCCGAGCAGGCGCACAAGCACGCCTCGGAACTGTCGGGTGGGCAACAGCAGCGGGTGGCCATTGCCCGCGCGCTGGCGATGGAACCCAGGATCATGCTGTTCGACGAACCCACTAGCGCCCTCGACCCCGAGATGGTGGGCGAGGTGCTGGACGTGATGCGTTCGCTGGCCGGGTCGGGCATGACCATGCTGGTGGTCACTCACGAGATGGGCTTTGCCCGCGAGGTCGCCGACCGGGTGATCTTCATGGATCGTGGGCAATTGCTGGAAGACGCCCCACCCGCCGAGTTCTTCGGGAATCCGCGCCTGGATCGCCTGAAACAGTTCCTGAACCGCGTGTCCAGGCATTAGAGCAGGTCTGCGAATTGCGTTCTTCGTCCTGCTCATCTCAATTCACTCGATTGACTCGGACAAAAAGCACTTCGCTCTTTTGTCAGATGCTTTAAGGAGGTGCCGTAATGCTGAAAACCGCCCAAACCACCCTGACAGAAGGCGTCATCAACCTGGCGGTGGGGCACCCTTCTCTGCCCATGCTGCCCCTGCGTGAAATGGAACAGGCCGCCGCCCACCGTTTCGCGCAGGGCGACGCGGAATTCCTCCAGTACGGGTTCGAGTGGGGTGACGGTTTCCTGCGCACCGAACTGGCGGCCTTCCTGACCCGCGAATACAGCCTGAACCAGGAGGATGGCTTGCCCGTGCAGGCCGAAGACCTGTTCATTTCCGGCGGGGTATCGCAGGCCCTCGACCTGATCTGCGCCATGCTGACCGAACCGGGCGACACCATCATCGTGGAAGACCCCACCTACTTCTTCGCGTCTGGCATTTTCCGCAACCACCGCCTGAACATCCGGACCGCCCCGGTAGACGGGCACGGCCTGAACGTGGACGCCCTGGAAAAACTGGTGCAGCAGCACCGGCCGAAGCTGGTGTACACCATCCCCACCCACCAGAACCCGTCCGGCGTGACCCTGAGTGAGGAGCGCCGGGAGAAACTGGTGCAACTGGCGCAGCAGCACGACTTTTACATCATGGCCGACGAGGTGTATCACCTGCTGACCTTTGACGGTACGCCCCCGCGCAGCTTTTCCGCGTGGGTAGCGGCACAGGGCGAGGGTGGCCGGGTGCTGAGCCTGGGGAGTTTCAGCAAGATCCTGGCCCCCGGCACGCGCCTGGGCTGGATTCACGCACCTTCGGCCCTGCTGGAACGCCTGGCCCAGAACGGCATGATCATCAGCGGCGGGGGTTTCAGTCCGCTGGGCAGTGGCCTGATTCGCAGCATGCTCGAGCTGAACCTGCTCTCGCCGTACATTCAGAAGCTCCGCGACACCTTTCGCCACCGCGCCCACGTCCTGGCCGACGCCCTGGACGACCTGCGCCCCCTGGGGATTCAGTTCCAGCGTCCGCGCGGCGGGTACTTCATCTGGGTCACCCTGCCTGAAAGCCTGAACAGTGACGACCTGCTGACCACCGCCCTGGAACGGGGCGTGCGCTTCCAGCCGGGCAACCTCTTCTCGCCGGACGGCACCCAGGGGAACAACCTGCGCCTGTGCTTCGCCTTCTACGAGGAAGATGACCTGCGCGAAGGCGTTCAGCGTTTAGGGCAGGCCATTCGGGCTATGCGGCGGCTTTGAACGCTCCAGCGTGGATACTGAAAATGCACCCGCGTTCCCTACGTGCTGTTCAAGCCCGTCTTGTCTTGTGCAACGCCGTACGACACGGCAAAGGAGCGACCATGACCCCGAACCTGACCCGAAATCTGAGCCAGTACCTGAACCTGCAAGAACTGGAAGCCGCCGCCGCTGAAGTCCTCTCGCCCGCCGCTTTCGCTTACTACAGTGGCGGCGCGAACGACGAACATACGCTGCGCGAGAACCGCGACGGATACGCGCAGATCAAATTGCGACCCCGCATGCTGGTGGACGTCTCGAACATCGATACGGGTACGTCGGTTCTGGGGGTGCCGCTGGCCTTCCCACTCGGCATTGCTCCGTGCGCCATGCACGGTCTGTGCCATCCGGATGCCGAGGTCGCCACCGCCCGCGCCGCCGCCGGCATGGGCAGCCTCATGACCCTCTCGACCATGAGTCACCGCACCATCGAGGACGTCTCGCAGGCCGCGCCTGGGCGCCTGTGGTTTCAGCTGTACGTGTACAAAGACCGCGACATCAGCCGCGCCCTGATTCAGCGGGCCGAGGCGGCGGGGGCGCGCGCCCTGGTCGTCACCGTGGACGCTCCCGCGCTGGGCCGGCGCGAAGCCATCATCAAGACGCCCGTTCACATCGAACCCGGCACCATCCTGCCCAACATCGGCCCGCGCCGCGCCGGCAGTGAACACCTGGATGACCTGCAATACTTCGACAGCCTCCTCGACCCGGCCCTCACCTGGCACGACCTCGCCTGGCTGCGCGAACAGACGACACTTCCCATTGTCCTCAAGGGCCTGCTGACCGCCGAGGACGCCCGGCTGGCCGCCGAGCACGGCTGCCATGTGTGGGCCAGCAACCACGGCGGACGGCAGCTGGACACCGCCGTGACCGCCCTGGACGCCCTGCCCGAAATCGTGGAAGCGGTGGAAGGTCGGGTCGAGGTGTACCTGGACGGCGGCATTACCCGTGGTACCGACATCCTGAAAGCCGTGGCGCTCGGTGCCAAAGCCGTGTTTATCGCGCGCGCCGCCCTGTACGGCCTGGCCCTCGCCGGAGAAGAAGGCGTGCGCTACACCCTGCAACTTCTGCAAGACGAATTCCGCCTCGCCATGATGCTCAGCGGCAAGACCAGGGTCAGTGAACTGGGGCCGGACTTGTTGAAAATCGAAACCACATGATGAACGACGTTTACAACAAACTCAACAATTGGCTCGACAAAAGTCAAGGTAAAGAAATTGTCCTTGACCAGAAACGGCCTCGCGCATTTGAACGGGTCAAGCGACATACGCCGCAAGACATCACGGAGTTCGAGGTGAAAACGGGAAAGCCACTTCCTCAGCCTTACGCAACCTTCCTGAAGGATGTCGGGGCGTGCCGCCTGTTTCTATTGGGGGGAATCGGTGTTGAGTTCCTCTGCCTTGACGAAATGGCCGCCTTTTACACGCTGGCTTTCCCTGGCGAGGATTTCAATGATGTTGATTTCCTGCTGCCCGTTACAATTTCGGCGTATGGCTCGCACCTTTTGATGCGTAGCGACGGAAAAATAGCCCTTTCCGATGTGGACATGCTGCCCGAAGACTGGGACGAATTTCTTGAAAGTTGGGTGGATTTTGACGAGTGGCTCAGCCATCTTGTGAATTCAGGCGGCAATTACTTCTACGGGTTATAAGTTTTGAGTTGTCATTGAGCTTGCGGATACGGGTTTGAATAGGCTGTCGAGTACGGTTGGAACATCGTTTAAGTTCACTTGCCCAAGCAGGACG contains:
- a CDS encoding PLP-dependent aminotransferase family protein, with product MLKTAQTTLTEGVINLAVGHPSLPMLPLREMEQAAAHRFAQGDAEFLQYGFEWGDGFLRTELAAFLTREYSLNQEDGLPVQAEDLFISGGVSQALDLICAMLTEPGDTIIVEDPTYFFASGIFRNHRLNIRTAPVDGHGLNVDALEKLVQQHRPKLVYTIPTHQNPSGVTLSEERREKLVQLAQQHDFYIMADEVYHLLTFDGTPPRSFSAWVAAQGEGGRVLSLGSFSKILAPGTRLGWIHAPSALLERLAQNGMIISGGGFSPLGSGLIRSMLELNLLSPYIQKLRDTFRHRAHVLADALDDLRPLGIQFQRPRGGYFIWVTLPESLNSDDLLTTALERGVRFQPGNLFSPDGTQGNNLRLCFAFYEEDDLREGVQRLGQAIRAMRRL
- a CDS encoding amino acid ABC transporter permease, which translates into the protein MDFGLIVESLPALLKGAGLTIVISLIALLFGVIFGTLFALIRMSPIKPLAAFGVAYIEMIRGTPLLAQIFLFFYGLPYVFQEMFNIPLNFNPLVAGTAILAVNSSAYVAEIVRSGIQSTPRGQTEASLSLGFTPTDTLRYIVLPQAFRRIVPPLLNEATTLLKNSSLLSTIMIVELVRVGQMITSRTYKPFEMYLAVGLLYLCMTIPMSLIAGRIEKRWKVA
- a CDS encoding amino acid ABC transporter ATP-binding protein — protein: MTQAQAKREPAQGAGPIIQIRNVSKWFGSHQVLTNINLNVQAGQKVVVLGPSGSGKSTLIRCINRLEEFQEGEIVVDGHRLKEHGQLEVVRREVGMVFQQFNLFPHMTVLKNVMLAPMKLRGLSEKAAEQRAMTLLNRVGIAEQAHKHASELSGGQQQRVAIARALAMEPRIMLFDEPTSALDPEMVGEVLDVMRSLAGSGMTMLVVTHEMGFAREVADRVIFMDRGQLLEDAPPAEFFGNPRLDRLKQFLNRVSRH
- a CDS encoding alpha-hydroxy acid oxidase — translated: MTPNLTRNLSQYLNLQELEAAAAEVLSPAAFAYYSGGANDEHTLRENRDGYAQIKLRPRMLVDVSNIDTGTSVLGVPLAFPLGIAPCAMHGLCHPDAEVATARAAAGMGSLMTLSTMSHRTIEDVSQAAPGRLWFQLYVYKDRDISRALIQRAEAAGARALVVTVDAPALGRREAIIKTPVHIEPGTILPNIGPRRAGSEHLDDLQYFDSLLDPALTWHDLAWLREQTTLPIVLKGLLTAEDARLAAEHGCHVWASNHGGRQLDTAVTALDALPEIVEAVEGRVEVYLDGGITRGTDILKAVALGAKAVFIARAALYGLALAGEEGVRYTLQLLQDEFRLAMMLSGKTRVSELGPDLLKIETT
- a CDS encoding SMI1/KNR4 family protein codes for the protein MMNDVYNKLNNWLDKSQGKEIVLDQKRPRAFERVKRHTPQDITEFEVKTGKPLPQPYATFLKDVGACRLFLLGGIGVEFLCLDEMAAFYTLAFPGEDFNDVDFLLPVTISAYGSHLLMRSDGKIALSDVDMLPEDWDEFLESWVDFDEWLSHLVNSGGNYFYGL
- a CDS encoding transporter substrate-binding domain-containing protein; its protein translation is MKKTILLTTLAALLVSQTGAQSCMANVKKSGLTVGTSPDYPPYESLNDRNEIVGFDIDLINAVAKKMGVKVKVVGQGFDGLIPALISKKIDVIAAGMTVTAERKKAVNFTLPYDNSANVIMARKENLKYASAASLAGKNVGSQIGTVQEQIVQGIKGASSKAFNLYTDAAVALQTRQIDAMVVDKTVADQFLKTYPDLRITGTLAKNEKAMAVRKDCGDVVNRMNAAIIEMRKNGELAAISKKWLK
- a CDS encoding helix-turn-helix domain-containing protein, producing the protein MTPPRAGKGLEALDFDASVKRVNGRPAEPDTPRIGPRLRAARQAKGLTLDALVKLTGLDKSFLSRMERDLAQASVASLVKVCAALDIKPGALFDPPTASLVRASDAVRVNFGGVNVDERLLSQGLNGEMMILNSVIHPGGHGGEELYTLNADVTFVTVLEGVLEFMIEDAHYFLQAGDSLTMSSRIPHNWRNPGSVPTRVLWVTSPHP